From Fulvivirga lutea:
AAGATAGCTAGGGCAGGATACAGAGGCACGAAAAAACGTGCATCCCAATCTACCCATGTACCTGAAACTATTAACGAGTGAATCAAGGCGTAAACGAATAGGGCTGATAAGAATGTGCTGTTTATCAGTTTACGCCTAATGGCAATTGCTGTAAAGTAGTAACTCGGCCAAATCATAACTATTGACGCCACAATGTGTCCCCATGACCAGTAGGGTCTTACATGCGAGATAAATACAAGAAATTTGGCCGCTACCAACTTCACCCAAAAAAAGAAATTGTTGAAAATGAACGAGGTCATATTATATAGCAATGGACCTTCCTCATCAGGAATGTATAAATCGGCAGGTGGTTCAATGATTAACATCTGACTAAAAGGGTTTGAAGGAATTTGATGCATGGCGAATATGATATCACCTTTACTGTAAATCAACATTACCCTGTGCATCGTTAACATCTCATTAGCCAAGAATAGTACAAGACAGAAAGCCAACACCGAGCCGACAAGTTTAAATGCTCTATAACTAGGATTTGAGTAAAAGGTGATTGCTATCGGAGTTATTAACGCCAGTATTAATGCCGGAGAGGTTGGCTTGGCAAAAAAGCATAGAACAAGAATAACTAGTAGAGTTATGAGGTTCTTTGTGCTCTTATTTTCAATATATTTTATAATAAAATATAAGCTTATGCATAGTA
This genomic window contains:
- a CDS encoding glycosyltransferase family 39 protein; translation: MALKFKLSQLNTLAFLAVVYIAVGAYLHSKYGVKVVNDSPRYIGYAQNLNSGFYIDPLNIWYFTYVVFVYVHQFFTESLVPIVVSQYLLGLVAIFALHQATKKLTGHNVVAMIACLLFIFYPDNLFWHSYILTESIYSSLLCISLYFIIKYIENKSTKNLITLLVILVLCFFAKPTSPALILALITPIAITFYSNPSYRAFKLVGSVLAFCLVLFLANEMLTMHRVMLIYSKGDIIFAMHQIPSNPFSQMLIIEPPADLYIPDEEGPLLYNMTSFIFNNFFFWVKLVAAKFLVFISHVRPYWSWGHIVASIVMIWPSYYFTAIAIRRKLINSTFLSALFVYALIHSLIVSGTWVDWDARFFVPLYPALAILSALGIHNTLIRKWNSVG